The following proteins come from a genomic window of Synechococcus sp. NB0720_010:
- a CDS encoding ferredoxin:protochlorophyllide reductase (ATP-dependent) subunit B, translating into MELTLWTYEGPPHVGAMRIAASMEGVHYVLHAPQGDTYADLLFTMIERRDRRPPVTYTTFQARDLGGDTAELVKRSITDAVERFKPEALLVGESCTAELIQDQPGALAAGMDLGGIPMVNLELPAYSKKENWGAAETFYQLVRSLLKPQLPPPGQPKLDPTRWRAENRRPRVNLLGPSLLGFRCRDDVRELTQLLASYGIDVAVVAPLGARPADLLRIPTADANLNLYPEVSGSVCSWLERQFGFPTVKTVPIGIGATVEFLRELHGVLGLEPPQDLQPGADGLCAAERRSRLPWYSRSVDSTYLTGKRVFVFADGTHALAAARIASRELGFEVVGLGTYSREMAREVRALAAELGLEALISDDYLAVEAAMAAAAPELVLGTQMERHSAKRLGIPCAVISAPLHVQDVPARYAPQMGWEGANVIFDSWVHPLMMGLEEHLIGMFRHDFEFVDGHRSHLGDGAPASPVAPAEEITLPPVDGSQLSWSADGEAELAKIPFFVRGKVRKNTEAYARDQGLAVIDSEALYEAKAHYSR; encoded by the coding sequence ATGGAACTCACGCTCTGGACCTACGAAGGCCCCCCGCACGTTGGGGCCATGCGCATCGCCGCCTCCATGGAAGGGGTGCACTACGTCCTGCATGCACCGCAGGGCGACACCTACGCCGACCTGCTGTTCACGATGATTGAACGGCGGGACCGCCGCCCGCCTGTCACCTACACCACCTTTCAGGCCCGGGATCTGGGGGGTGACACCGCCGAACTGGTGAAGCGCTCCATCACCGATGCGGTCGAGCGCTTCAAGCCCGAGGCCCTGCTGGTGGGCGAGAGCTGCACGGCAGAGTTGATCCAGGACCAGCCAGGAGCCCTGGCGGCGGGCATGGATCTGGGCGGGATCCCGATGGTCAATCTGGAGCTGCCGGCCTATTCGAAAAAGGAAAACTGGGGGGCGGCTGAGACCTTCTACCAATTGGTCCGCAGCCTGCTGAAACCGCAGCTTCCGCCGCCCGGACAGCCGAAGCTCGATCCAACCCGCTGGCGCGCAGAAAACCGACGCCCGCGGGTGAACCTGCTGGGTCCGTCCCTCTTGGGTTTCCGCTGCCGCGATGACGTGCGGGAGCTCACCCAGCTGCTGGCGAGCTACGGCATCGATGTGGCTGTCGTTGCCCCCCTCGGTGCTCGGCCGGCTGACCTGCTGCGCATCCCGACGGCTGACGCGAACCTCAACCTCTACCCCGAGGTCTCCGGTTCGGTCTGCAGCTGGCTGGAGCGTCAGTTCGGCTTCCCCACGGTGAAAACGGTTCCGATCGGCATCGGAGCCACGGTGGAGTTCCTGCGGGAACTGCATGGCGTCCTTGGCCTGGAGCCGCCCCAGGATCTGCAGCCCGGCGCCGATGGCCTGTGTGCAGCGGAGCGTCGCTCGCGTCTGCCCTGGTACTCCCGCTCGGTGGATTCCACCTATCTGACGGGGAAGCGGGTTTTCGTGTTCGCCGATGGCACCCACGCCCTGGCCGCGGCGCGGATCGCCAGCCGCGAGCTGGGCTTTGAAGTGGTGGGCCTGGGCACCTACAGCCGTGAGATGGCCCGGGAGGTCCGGGCGCTGGCGGCGGAGTTAGGGCTGGAGGCCCTGATCAGCGACGACTACCTCGCCGTTGAGGCGGCCATGGCCGCCGCGGCTCCGGAGTTGGTGCTCGGCACCCAGATGGAGCGCCACAGCGCCAAGCGCCTGGGCATTCCCTGCGCTGTGATCAGCGCCCCCTTGCACGTTCAGGACGTCCCCGCCCGCTATGCCCCCCAGATGGGCTGGGAGGGGGCCAACGTCATCTTTGACAGCTGGGTGCACCCCTTGATGATGGGTCTGGAGGAGCACCTGATCGGCATGTTCCGCCATGACTTTGAGTTCGTGGATGGTCACCGCAGTCACCTGGGCGATGGCGCCCCGGCCTCGCCCGTGGCACCTGCCGAGGAGATCACGCTGCCCCCAGTGGATGGGTCGCAGTTGTCCTGGAGTGCCGACGGTGAGGCTGAACTGGCCAAGATTCCCTTCTTCGTGCGGGGCAAGGTGCGTAAAAACACCGAGGCCTATGCCCGCGATCAGGGTCTGGCGGTGATTGATAGCGAGGCCCTCTACGAAGCCAAGGCCCACTACAGCCGCTAA
- a CDS encoding DUF2062 domain-containing protein, with protein sequence MKRLKQWLLWLWHHEASRGQKARGLAAGVFMGCFPIFGLQTLLGIALASLVRGNHILAAAGTWISNPLTYIPLYWFNYSVGCWLLGPGPALPTLEAIQQGGIWELGLAISSRLLLGSTLVGSLSAALFGGIYWWLLKRSQQGRAHT encoded by the coding sequence ATGAAGCGCCTCAAACAGTGGTTGCTCTGGCTGTGGCATCACGAGGCCAGTCGCGGCCAGAAAGCCCGGGGCTTGGCGGCAGGGGTGTTCATGGGCTGCTTCCCGATCTTCGGTCTGCAGACCTTGCTGGGCATCGCCCTGGCCAGCTTGGTGCGCGGGAACCACATCCTGGCTGCGGCGGGTACTTGGATTAGCAACCCCCTGACCTACATCCCCCTCTATTGGTTCAACTACAGCGTCGGTTGCTGGTTGCTGGGCCCTGGCCCTGCCTTGCCCACCCTTGAGGCAATCCAGCAGGGGGGCATCTGGGAGCTCGGGCTGGCGATCTCCAGCCGTCTGTTGCTGGGCTCCACCCTGGTGGGATCCCTCAGCGCAGCGCTGTTTGGTGGGATCTACTGGTGGTTGCTCAAGCGCAGCCAGCAGGGCCGCGCCCATACCTAG
- a CDS encoding SLC13 family permease has translation MADLVAAALQPGALITLVVLLGSVVLFISGWLAPDLTGLLAAGLLVSFHVIEPREALEGFGSPALITLAGLFAISAGLFRSGGLDRLRALIGSDAIRSPKRMIALMVAVVGPVSAVVPNTPIVASLLPVVEGWCKRRRISPSKVLLPLSFATVLGGTITLLGSSVNLLASEVSSRLGYGSFGLFSFTPIGLGVWLLGGSLMVLLADRFLPDRGRDDDDLIADLSSSGYLTEVKIPLGSELIGQSLHATRLQRRFDLDVLELHRGTERFMPPLADRTLMLGDRLLLRCSREDLLRLQQDHTVVLAPTPEQPLSLEQDNSQRMVEVLLPSGSTLAGDCLRDLRFRQRYNATVLALRRGNAVLRERLGRAQLREGDVLLLQGPKDAIRGLAASNDLVVLEQLEKDLPTVSRKRVALLIAALVLLLPSFEIIPLVASVLLGTVAMVVTGCLRAGELQRVVRLDVLVLLGSLASFSVALEKTGLASALAQALLLGLSSWPVYGAMLVVFLFTVALTEVMSNAATVAMLIPIAGQLAQGLGLPPMALIYVVLFGASQSFLSPIGYQTNLMVYGPGRYRFLDVSRYGFPLTIAMAIAVPWMVCRWFGL, from the coding sequence TTGGCTGATCTTGTTGCTGCCGCTCTGCAGCCCGGAGCCCTGATCACGCTGGTGGTGTTGCTGGGCTCCGTGGTCCTCTTCATCTCCGGTTGGCTGGCGCCCGATCTCACGGGGTTGCTCGCCGCCGGCCTGCTGGTCAGCTTCCACGTGATCGAGCCCCGCGAAGCCCTGGAGGGTTTTGGCAGCCCGGCCCTGATCACGCTGGCTGGTTTGTTCGCCATCTCCGCTGGGCTGTTCCGCAGCGGGGGACTGGATCGTCTGCGCGCCTTGATCGGCTCAGACGCCATTCGCAGCCCGAAGCGAATGATTGCCTTGATGGTGGCGGTGGTGGGTCCCGTTTCTGCGGTTGTTCCCAATACCCCGATCGTCGCCAGCCTGCTTCCGGTGGTGGAGGGCTGGTGCAAACGCCGCCGCATCTCCCCGTCGAAGGTGCTGCTCCCGTTGTCCTTTGCCACGGTGCTCGGGGGGACGATCACCCTGCTGGGCAGCTCGGTGAACCTGCTGGCCAGCGAGGTCAGTAGCCGTCTGGGCTACGGCAGCTTTGGCTTATTCAGCTTTACCCCGATCGGTCTGGGGGTCTGGCTGCTGGGCGGTTCGCTGATGGTGCTGCTCGCCGATCGCTTTCTGCCGGATCGGGGCCGCGATGACGACGACCTGATCGCTGACCTCTCCAGCAGTGGATACCTGACCGAGGTCAAGATTCCATTGGGTTCTGAGCTCATTGGCCAGTCGCTCCACGCCACGCGGCTGCAACGGCGCTTTGACCTCGACGTTCTGGAGCTGCACCGCGGCACGGAGCGCTTTATGCCTCCCTTGGCCGACCGCACCTTGATGCTCGGGGATCGTCTGCTGCTGCGCTGCAGCCGCGAGGACCTGCTGCGCCTCCAGCAGGACCACACAGTGGTCTTGGCCCCCACGCCGGAGCAACCGCTCAGCCTGGAGCAGGACAACAGCCAGCGGATGGTGGAGGTGCTGTTGCCCTCCGGCTCCACCCTCGCCGGTGACTGCCTGCGCGATCTGCGTTTCCGGCAGCGCTACAACGCCACGGTGTTGGCCCTGCGGCGCGGCAATGCCGTGCTGCGGGAACGGCTCGGGCGCGCCCAACTCCGTGAGGGGGATGTGCTGCTGCTGCAGGGTCCCAAGGACGCCATCCGCGGCCTGGCGGCCAGTAATGACCTGGTGGTCCTGGAGCAGTTGGAGAAGGACCTGCCCACGGTCAGCCGCAAGCGCGTGGCGCTGCTCATTGCTGCCCTGGTGCTGCTGTTGCCCAGCTTTGAGATCATCCCCTTGGTGGCGTCCGTGCTGCTGGGCACGGTGGCCATGGTGGTGACCGGTTGCCTGCGCGCCGGTGAACTGCAACGGGTGGTCCGCCTGGATGTACTGGTGCTCCTGGGCTCGCTGGCGAGCTTCAGCGTTGCCCTGGAAAAAACGGGTCTGGCCTCTGCCCTGGCCCAGGCCCTGTTGCTCGGCTTGAGCAGCTGGCCGGTCTATGGCGCCATGCTCGTGGTGTTCCTGTTCACCGTCGCGTTGACCGAAGTCATGAGCAACGCGGCGACGGTGGCGATGTTGATTCCCATCGCGGGTCAGTTGGCCCAGGGGCTTGGCCTACCGCCGATGGCCTTGATTTATGTGGTGCTCTTCGGCGCCAGCCAGAGCTTTCTCAGTCCGATTGGCTACCAAACCAACCTGATGGTCTATGGCCCGGGTCGCTATCGCTTCTTGGATGTCTCCCGCTATGGCTTCCCCTTGACGATTGCGATGGCCATCGCCGTTCCTTGGATGGTCTGCCGCTGGTTCGGCCTGTAG
- the psaM gene encoding photosystem I reaction center subunit XII: MSLTQAEILIALVVAAHAGVLAVRLAASLYRA; the protein is encoded by the coding sequence ATGTCCCTCACCCAGGCTGAAATTCTGATCGCCCTGGTGGTGGCCGCCCACGCTGGCGTGCTCGCAGTGCGTCTCGCCGCCAGCCTCTACCGCGCCTGA
- a CDS encoding protochlorophyllide reductase, giving the protein MTASSNLTNAGGPAGAVLVTGTTSGVGLNAVKALTDRGWTVVTANRDPVRAGAAADSLGIPSDKLHHIRMDLGDLDSVRVGVETLVDSLGFGLDALVVNAAVYKPRLKEPERSPQGYELSMATNHLGHFLLIQLLLPQLQASQHPSKRVVILGTVTANSKELGGKIPIPAPADLGDLSGFKAGFKAPIAMANGKAFKPGKAYKDSKLCNMITTQELHRRLHHSTGIVFSSLYPGCVADTPLFRNTPRAFQKIFPWFQKNVTGGYVSQALAGERVAQVVADPGFGTSGVHWSWGNRQKQGGQQFSQELSDKASNPETAQGVWDESLKLVGLR; this is encoded by the coding sequence ATGACCGCTTCAAGCAACCTCACGAACGCAGGCGGACCCGCCGGAGCGGTCCTGGTGACCGGCACCACCTCAGGGGTTGGCCTGAATGCCGTCAAGGCCCTGACCGATCGGGGATGGACGGTGGTCACGGCGAACCGGGATCCGGTGCGCGCTGGAGCCGCCGCCGATTCCCTGGGCATCCCCAGCGACAAGCTCCACCACATCCGCATGGACCTCGGGGATCTCGACAGTGTCCGTGTCGGCGTTGAGACCCTGGTCGACTCCCTGGGCTTTGGCCTCGATGCCCTGGTCGTCAATGCGGCGGTCTACAAACCCAGGCTTAAAGAACCCGAGCGCTCTCCCCAGGGCTATGAGCTCTCCATGGCCACCAACCACCTGGGCCACTTCCTCTTGATTCAACTGCTGCTGCCGCAGCTGCAGGCCTCGCAGCATCCCTCCAAGCGGGTCGTGATCCTCGGCACCGTCACAGCCAACTCGAAAGAACTGGGCGGCAAAATCCCCATCCCCGCTCCGGCGGACCTGGGCGACCTCAGCGGCTTCAAAGCGGGCTTCAAGGCACCCATCGCCATGGCCAACGGCAAGGCCTTCAAACCTGGCAAGGCCTACAAGGACAGCAAGCTCTGCAACATGATCACCACGCAGGAGCTGCATCGCCGCCTGCACCACTCCACGGGGATCGTCTTCAGCTCGCTGTACCCCGGTTGCGTCGCGGACACCCCCCTCTTCCGCAATACCCCGCGGGCCTTCCAGAAGATCTTCCCCTGGTTCCAAAAGAACGTCACCGGTGGCTACGTCAGCCAAGCCCTCGCCGGAGAGCGGGTGGCCCAGGTGGTCGCCGATCCAGGTTTTGGCACATCCGGGGTGCATTGGAGCTGGGGTAACCGCCAGAAGCAGGGCGGCCAGCAGTTCAGCCAAGAGCTCTCCGATAAGGCCAGCAATCCCGAAACGGCACAAGGGGTTTGGGATGAATCACTCAAGTTGGTCGGCTTGCGCTAG
- a CDS encoding TrkA family potassium uptake protein, translating into MNQWWQWSAEAGVRRGSFAVIGVGRFGSSVCSELLQSGAEVLAIDSNQRAIDELRQIDPAIEARVVDCTDEEALRAAGVLDMETVVVAMSEPLEASVTATLICKDSEGSRVKQVIARATSDIHMKMLKRVGADRVVFPSKMMGQRLGMELVRPNLLEQLRLDDRSSIEEIKVPAAFIGHSLRDLNLRKHYNVNVLAAGPAGELHVNPPASHVLAEGELLVVMGSEDSLRALPAS; encoded by the coding sequence GTGAATCAGTGGTGGCAGTGGAGCGCTGAAGCCGGGGTACGCCGCGGCAGTTTTGCCGTCATCGGGGTCGGACGTTTTGGCTCCTCGGTCTGCTCGGAGTTGCTTCAGTCCGGGGCGGAGGTGTTGGCCATTGATTCCAACCAGCGCGCCATCGATGAGCTGCGCCAGATCGATCCCGCCATCGAAGCGCGGGTGGTGGACTGCACCGATGAAGAGGCCCTGCGGGCGGCAGGGGTGCTGGACATGGAGACGGTGGTCGTGGCCATGAGTGAACCGCTGGAGGCCAGTGTCACCGCGACCTTGATCTGCAAGGACTCCGAAGGCAGTCGGGTGAAGCAGGTGATCGCCCGGGCCACGAGCGACATCCACATGAAGATGCTCAAGCGCGTCGGCGCGGACCGCGTGGTCTTCCCCTCAAAAATGATGGGTCAGCGGCTCGGGATGGAGCTGGTCCGCCCGAATCTGCTGGAGCAGTTGCGTTTGGACGACCGCAGCAGCATTGAAGAAATCAAGGTCCCCGCAGCTTTCATCGGCCATTCGCTGCGGGATCTCAACCTCCGCAAGCACTACAACGTCAATGTCCTGGCGGCAGGACCGGCGGGCGAGCTGCATGTGAACCCCCCGGCCTCCCATGTCCTGGCTGAGGGCGAGCTGCTGGTGGTGATGGGCTCTGAGGATTCCCTGCGGGCGTTGCCCGCCAGTTGA
- a CDS encoding TrkH family potassium uptake protein — MNPSSSNPVRALQRWRHQLTVPQFTVVTGLLVIVLATLLLSTPLCSNSNVGLWQALFTATSAITVTGLSVIDIGEDLTFAGQVVLAGLIITGGLGLMAITTFLQGFVQGRSGLRNRLDKGRALDEFGVGGIGPTFHSILLVALCVMGLGTVVLYSFGFTDIEDPGRRLWAAMFHAISAYNNAGFGLWSNSLESYRDNPVVTGVIAFMIVIGGIGWRVANDIWNNRFQLGRLRRLSLHTRLVIRSTALLIVIGAVGLLITEHIGYGASAMEPYGWLEDLQIVLFQSITTRTAGFNTIPLSAHQITDAGLLLIILLMFIGASPGGTGGGVKTTTFAILMGATRSTLQGRSHVLLHRRQIPDATVLRAVGVTLASALFVVLMALTLGLGNSLGQQQVQSFSFLEKLFTCVSAFGTVGLDLGVTAHLNRWGQLVLMVGMFVGRVGILLLLSALYGTRPQSRVGYPKEDLYV, encoded by the coding sequence ATGAACCCGTCTTCGAGCAATCCAGTCCGGGCGCTACAGCGTTGGCGCCATCAGCTCACGGTGCCGCAGTTCACCGTGGTGACGGGCCTGCTGGTGATCGTTTTGGCGACACTGCTGCTCTCGACGCCGCTCTGCTCCAACTCCAACGTTGGTTTGTGGCAGGCCCTGTTCACGGCTACCTCGGCGATCACTGTGACCGGTCTTTCGGTGATCGATATCGGAGAGGATCTGACCTTCGCAGGCCAGGTGGTGCTCGCGGGCTTGATCATCACCGGTGGTCTCGGACTGATGGCGATCACGACCTTCCTGCAGGGGTTTGTGCAGGGCCGATCCGGCTTGCGTAATCGTTTGGACAAGGGCCGTGCCCTTGATGAATTCGGGGTCGGCGGCATCGGACCCACCTTCCACAGCATCCTGCTGGTGGCCCTCTGTGTGATGGGCTTGGGCACGGTGGTGCTCTACAGCTTTGGTTTTACCGACATCGAGGACCCTGGCAGACGGCTTTGGGCTGCGATGTTCCATGCCATCAGCGCTTACAACAACGCCGGATTTGGCCTCTGGTCCAACAGCCTGGAGAGCTATCGCGATAACCCCGTGGTGACTGGGGTCATCGCTTTCATGATCGTCATCGGTGGCATTGGTTGGCGGGTGGCCAATGACATCTGGAACAACCGCTTTCAGTTGGGTCGCCTGCGTCGCCTGAGCCTTCACACCCGCCTGGTCATTCGCAGTACGGCGCTGTTGATCGTCATCGGCGCGGTGGGTCTGTTGATTACCGAGCACATCGGCTACGGCGCCTCGGCGATGGAGCCCTATGGCTGGCTTGAGGATCTGCAGATCGTGCTCTTTCAGTCGATCACCACCCGCACCGCCGGCTTCAACACGATTCCCCTCTCCGCCCACCAGATCACCGACGCCGGGCTGCTGCTGATCATCCTGTTGATGTTCATTGGCGCCAGCCCCGGCGGCACCGGTGGCGGGGTGAAAACAACGACCTTCGCCATCCTGATGGGGGCCACCCGCTCGACCCTCCAGGGCCGCAGCCATGTGCTGCTGCACCGCCGGCAGATTCCCGATGCCACGGTGCTGCGGGCCGTGGGGGTCACCTTGGCTTCGGCCCTGTTTGTGGTGCTGATGGCCTTGACCTTGGGTTTGGGGAATTCCCTAGGGCAGCAGCAGGTGCAGTCCTTCAGTTTCCTGGAGAAGCTCTTCACCTGCGTCTCCGCCTTTGGCACGGTCGGCCTGGACCTGGGGGTCACGGCCCATCTCAACCGCTGGGGCCAACTGGTCTTGATGGTGGGGATGTTCGTGGGGCGGGTGGGAATCCTGTTGCTGCTCTCCGCGCTCTATGGCACCCGGCCCCAGAGCCGGGTGGGCTATCCCAAGGAAGATTTGTATGTCTAG
- a CDS encoding ferredoxin:protochlorophyllide reductase (ATP-dependent) subunit N — MVSSSVASTALPPPLKESGQREVFCGLTSIVWLHRRMPDAFFLVVGSRTCAHLIQSAAGVMIFAEPRFGTAILGERDLAGLADANEELDRLVAQLLERRPEIRTLFLVGSCPSEVIKLDLAKASERLNQQHAGRVTVINYTGSGIETTFTQGEDSALQALVPLMPKTDQPQLLIAGTLADAVEDRLVGLFQKLGIERVVSLPPRRSTELPPVGPGTQLLLAQPFLSGTARALVDRGATLVPAPYPFGVEGSRDWMAAAARACGIAQDRIDAVLDPLVERGRRALAPHREVLAGKRLFLLPDSQLEPALARFLSRECGMELVEVGTPYLDRQLMAEELARLPEGTQLSEGQHVENQLQRVREGRPDLVVCGLGLANPLEAEGMATKWSIELVFSPIHGIDQAGDLAELFARPLRRRGALQFS, encoded by the coding sequence ATGGTCAGTAGCTCAGTTGCTTCGACGGCTTTACCACCACCGCTGAAGGAAAGCGGTCAGCGGGAGGTGTTTTGCGGCCTGACCTCGATCGTCTGGTTGCATCGGCGCATGCCGGATGCCTTTTTCCTGGTGGTGGGCTCCCGCACCTGCGCCCACCTGATCCAGAGCGCCGCCGGGGTGATGATTTTTGCCGAACCCCGCTTCGGCACCGCGATCCTTGGCGAGCGCGATCTGGCCGGCTTGGCGGATGCCAACGAGGAGTTGGATCGACTCGTCGCGCAACTGCTGGAGCGCCGCCCCGAGATCCGCACCCTGTTCCTGGTGGGGAGTTGCCCCAGTGAGGTGATCAAGCTCGACCTGGCGAAGGCCTCGGAGCGGCTGAATCAGCAGCACGCCGGGCGCGTGACGGTGATCAACTACACCGGCAGTGGCATCGAGACCACCTTCACCCAGGGGGAGGACAGCGCCCTGCAGGCGCTGGTTCCCCTGATGCCTAAAACGGACCAGCCCCAGCTGTTGATCGCAGGGACCCTGGCGGATGCGGTCGAAGACCGTTTGGTCGGCCTGTTCCAGAAACTCGGCATTGAGCGGGTGGTGAGCCTGCCGCCACGGCGTTCCACTGAGCTTCCCCCGGTGGGCCCGGGGACCCAGCTGCTCCTGGCGCAGCCCTTCCTCTCCGGTACGGCTCGGGCCTTGGTGGACCGCGGAGCCACGTTGGTGCCTGCGCCCTATCCCTTTGGTGTTGAAGGCAGCCGGGACTGGATGGCCGCGGCGGCCAGGGCCTGTGGCATTGCGCAGGACCGGATTGATGCCGTGCTGGATCCCCTGGTGGAGCGCGGCCGGCGGGCCTTGGCTCCCCACCGGGAGGTGTTGGCGGGCAAACGTCTCTTTCTGCTTCCCGATTCCCAGCTGGAGCCGGCCCTGGCGCGCTTTCTCTCGCGGGAGTGCGGCATGGAGCTGGTGGAGGTGGGAACCCCCTACCTCGACCGTCAGTTGATGGCCGAAGAGCTGGCGCGCCTGCCCGAGGGCACGCAGCTCAGCGAGGGGCAACATGTCGAAAACCAGCTGCAGCGGGTGCGCGAGGGGCGTCCCGATCTGGTGGTTTGTGGTTTGGGCCTGGCCAATCCCCTGGAGGCAGAGGGGATGGCCACGAAGTGGTCCATCGAGTTGGTCTTTAGCCCCATCCATGGCATTGATCAGGCCGGAGATCTGGCTGAACTCTTTGCCCGTCCCCTGCGTCGCCGCGGCGCGCTGCAGTTCTCCTGA
- a CDS encoding CNNM domain-containing protein, protein MNPIVVLLVMAVLILVGSALASSTEAAMLTVNPIQVHTLKQQKVPGSRALERIKARPGRALVLLVVINNLFNISGSILLGSQANQVFESVGGRWALLLFNVGFTVAVILFAEILPKTIGNSFAMPISLVSARILLMLERLTLPLLLVLEKLMPAITATSELTTNEREIHLMARLGSQQGQIEADEAAMIGKVFALNDLTARDLMVSRVATPSLSGGASLDSVRQEILEAADDAWWVVLGEEVDEVLGVQSRERAMAELLSGGGYRLISQLCDAPQFVPEMIRADRLLTSFRRGDRSSVRVVVDEFGAFVGLVSAADILGVLAGWKRVPEG, encoded by the coding sequence ATGAATCCGATCGTTGTGCTGCTGGTGATGGCGGTGCTGATCCTGGTGGGCTCGGCTTTGGCCTCCAGTACGGAAGCCGCCATGCTGACGGTGAATCCGATTCAGGTCCACACCCTCAAGCAGCAAAAGGTGCCGGGATCACGGGCACTGGAGCGCATCAAGGCCAGGCCCGGGCGGGCCCTGGTGCTGCTGGTGGTGATCAACAACCTGTTCAACATCTCCGGTTCAATCCTGCTCGGTAGCCAGGCAAACCAGGTGTTCGAAAGCGTCGGGGGCCGCTGGGCCCTGCTGCTCTTCAACGTCGGGTTCACGGTGGCCGTGATCCTCTTCGCTGAAATCCTGCCCAAAACGATCGGCAACAGCTTCGCCATGCCGATCTCCTTGGTCTCGGCCCGCATTCTGCTGATGCTCGAGCGGCTGACCCTGCCGCTGCTGCTGGTGCTGGAGAAGCTGATGCCGGCCATCACAGCCACGAGTGAACTCACCACCAACGAACGTGAGATCCACCTGATGGCGCGCCTGGGCTCCCAGCAGGGCCAGATCGAAGCCGACGAGGCCGCGATGATCGGCAAGGTCTTTGCCCTCAACGACCTCACCGCCAGGGATCTGATGGTTTCACGGGTGGCGACCCCGTCCCTTTCAGGCGGCGCCAGCCTGGACTCGGTTCGCCAGGAGATCCTTGAGGCCGCCGATGACGCCTGGTGGGTTGTCCTGGGGGAAGAGGTGGATGAGGTGCTGGGGGTTCAAAGCCGCGAGCGAGCCATGGCTGAGCTGCTCAGCGGTGGGGGCTACCGCCTGATCAGCCAGCTCTGTGATGCGCCGCAATTCGTCCCCGAGATGATCCGTGCCGATCGGCTGCTCACCAGCTTCCGGCGCGGCGACCGCAGCTCCGTGCGGGTTGTTGTCGACGAGTTCGGGGCCTTCGTCGGCCTGGTCAGCGCCGCCGACATCCTTGGGGTGCTGGCCGGTTGGAAGCGGGTCCCCGAGGGCTAG
- the bchL gene encoding ferredoxin:protochlorophyllide reductase (ATP-dependent) iron-sulfur ATP-binding protein yields MTTTLKRPDGEGSVQVHQDSSMQIEEGALVIAVYGKGGIGKSTTSSNLSAAFSKLGKRVLQIGCDPKHDSTFTLTKQMVPTVIDILEGVDFHTEELRPEDFVFDGFNGVQCVESGGPPAGTGCGGYVTGQTVKLLKEHHLLEDTDVVIFDVLGDVVCGGFAAPLQHAHYCLIVTANDFDSIFAMNRIIAAIQAKAKNYKVRLGGVVANRSRDTDQIDRFNDRVGMKTMAHFPDLDAIRRSRLKKCTIFEMESTPEVEAVQNEYLRLAQSMLESVKPLEAEPLKDREIFDLLGFD; encoded by the coding sequence ATGACCACCACGCTCAAGCGCCCCGATGGTGAGGGCAGCGTTCAGGTTCATCAGGATTCCTCGATGCAAATCGAGGAGGGAGCGTTGGTCATTGCCGTCTACGGCAAAGGTGGGATCGGCAAAAGCACCACTAGCTCAAACCTCTCTGCGGCCTTCTCCAAGCTCGGCAAACGGGTGCTCCAAATCGGCTGCGACCCCAAGCACGACAGCACCTTCACCCTGACCAAGCAAATGGTCCCGACGGTGATCGACATCCTCGAGGGGGTGGACTTTCACACCGAGGAGTTGCGCCCAGAGGACTTCGTCTTTGATGGCTTCAATGGGGTGCAATGCGTCGAGTCCGGTGGCCCTCCGGCGGGTACCGGCTGCGGCGGCTATGTCACCGGACAGACGGTCAAGTTACTCAAAGAGCACCATCTCTTGGAAGACACCGATGTGGTGATCTTTGATGTGCTTGGCGACGTGGTTTGTGGTGGATTTGCGGCCCCTCTGCAGCACGCCCACTACTGCCTGATTGTCACGGCGAATGACTTCGATTCGATCTTTGCGATGAATCGGATCATTGCGGCCATTCAAGCCAAGGCCAAGAACTACAAGGTGCGCCTCGGTGGGGTCGTGGCGAACCGCAGCCGCGACACCGACCAGATCGATCGCTTTAACGACCGGGTGGGCATGAAGACCATGGCCCACTTCCCCGATCTCGATGCGATCCGCCGCTCGCGCCTGAAGAAGTGCACGATTTTCGAGATGGAATCCACCCCCGAGGTGGAGGCCGTCCAGAACGAATATCTACGCCTCGCTCAGTCGATGTTGGAGAGCGTGAAGCCCCTGGAGGCTGAACCGCTCAAGGATCGCGAGATCTTTGACCTGCTCGGGTTCGACTGA